The Fusobacterium sp. DD2 DNA segment TTACATACTAGACCTGGTAACGAATTTGTTAGCGTAGCTAAAACATTTTCTTCACAAATAGAAGTAGAAAATGAAGCAGGTAAGAAAGTTAAAGGAACTTCTTTATTAAAATTACTTTCATTAGGAATAAAAAAAGGTACTAAAGTTACTGTTTATGCAGATGGACCAGATGAGGCAGAAGCAGTTGAAAAATTAGGTCACCTTCTTGCTAATTTAAAGGACTAATTTTTTAGAACGAAGGTGCTTATAATATCTATTATAAGTACCTTCTTTTTTTTGCAAGTTACATATCAAATGATTGTGAGGGAATAATATGAGTAGATTAATTAAGGGTATTGAAGCGTCACCAGGAATAGCTATCGGTAAGGTATTCCTATATCAAGAAACAAAACTAGTAATTGATTCTAAAATGAAGTGCGATGCAGAATGTGAAGAAAAAAGATTACTAGATGGAAGAAACAAAGCCAAAGAGCAACTTTTAAAAATCAGAGAAAAGACAGCTAAGAATTTGGGTGAAGACAAAGCTGCTATCTTTGATGGTCACATTACACTGTTAGAAGATGAAGACCTTTTCGATGAAGTTGTAGAAATTATTCAAGATGAACATATATGTGCTGAAGCAGCCTTAGAAAGAGGAATTGCAGAATATTGTGATATGCTTGCACATTTGGATGATGAATACTTAAGAGAGAGAGCAGCAGACTTAAGAGACATTGGAAAAAGATGGGTATACAATGTTGCAGGTACTGAAATCCTAGATTTAGGTTCACTTCCACCAAACACTATCGTAGTAGCTAAGGACTTAACTCCATCAGATACTGCACAGATAGATCTTAATAATGTAGTTGCATTTGTAACTGAAATTGGTGGAAAAACAGCTCACTCTTCTATTATGGCCAGATCACTTGAACTTCCTGCAGTAGTTGGAACAGGAAATATCTGTTCTCTTGTTAAAACTGGAGATTCAATAATAGTTGATGCACTAACAGGAGAAATTATATTAAATCCAACTGAAGAAGAAGTTCAAAAGTATTCAGTTAAAAAACAGGACTTTTTAGATGAAAAAGAACTATTAAAACAATTAAAAGATAAAGAAGCTATATCTAAAGATGGTGTCAAAGTTGGAGCATGGGCAAACATCGGTTCTCCAAAAGATATAGAAGGAGTTCTAAGAAATGGTGCAAAGGGTATTGGACTATATAGAACTGAATTCTTATTTATGAATAACGACAGATTCCCATCTGAAGATGAACAATTTGAAGCTTATAAAATAGTTGCTGAAAAAATGGAAGGTAAACCAGTAACAATAAGAACAATGGACATTGGTGGAGATAAATCTTTACCATATATGGAACTTCCAAAAGAAGAAAATCCATTCCTTGGATGGAGAGCAATAAGAGTATGTCTTGACAGACCTGAAATCTTAAAAACTCAATTCAGAGCTCTACTTAGAGCATCTGCTTTTGGATATATCAAAATCATGCTACCTATGATTATGGATATTGAAGAGATAAGAAAAGCAAGAAAATTACTTGAAGAATGTAAAGCTGAACTTAAACAAGAGGGAGCAAAATTTGATGCAGATATCGCTCTTGGAATAATGTTTGAAACTCCTTCAGTAGCATTTAGAGCAAGATACTTTGCTGAAGAAGTAGATTTCTTCTCAATAGGAACTAACGACTTAACACAATATACACTTGCTGTAGATAGAGGAAATGAACATATTTCACGTCTTTACAATACATACAACCCAGCAGTACTTGAAGCTAT contains these protein-coding regions:
- the ptsP gene encoding phosphoenolpyruvate--protein phosphotransferase translates to MSRLIKGIEASPGIAIGKVFLYQETKLVIDSKMKCDAECEEKRLLDGRNKAKEQLLKIREKTAKNLGEDKAAIFDGHITLLEDEDLFDEVVEIIQDEHICAEAALERGIAEYCDMLAHLDDEYLRERAADLRDIGKRWVYNVAGTEILDLGSLPPNTIVVAKDLTPSDTAQIDLNNVVAFVTEIGGKTAHSSIMARSLELPAVVGTGNICSLVKTGDSIIVDALTGEIILNPTEEEVQKYSVKKQDFLDEKELLKQLKDKEAISKDGVKVGAWANIGSPKDIEGVLRNGAKGIGLYRTEFLFMNNDRFPSEDEQFEAYKIVAEKMEGKPVTIRTMDIGGDKSLPYMELPKEENPFLGWRAIRVCLDRPEILKTQFRALLRASAFGYIKIMLPMIMDIEEIRKARKLLEECKAELKQEGAKFDADIALGIMFETPSVAFRARYFAEEVDFFSIGTNDLTQYTLAVDRGNEHISRLYNTYNPAVLEAIRLAIKGAHEAGITISMCGEFAGDPNATPILLGMGLDAFSMSAISIPKVKKNIMSLDKEKCKALVEKVMAQKTPDEVLAIVKEFNKENNI
- a CDS encoding HPr family phosphocarrier protein, with protein sequence MTSKTVEITNETGLHTRPGNEFVSVAKTFSSQIEVENEAGKKVKGTSLLKLLSLGIKKGTKVTVYADGPDEAEAVEKLGHLLANLKD